The following are encoded together in the Mesoterricola sediminis genome:
- a CDS encoding helix-turn-helix transcriptional regulator, translating to MAPRKSTKPDAAPVAGTPDAEPKAKPARTRARKAEPVPEPIPAAAETAEAPAPKAARTRAPRKAKAEPEPAPAVEAAPEAPAAPAPAAAPAPDPGLVTPQALTVLQAIHAGAAVELLFQDADANPPRTFEPRQLIFDTFAKAWYVWGWDRRYNAERHHRLDIIAQVSLVEGMGRAAQGPYKEGTPANHVGGWLGGEPIQVKAVLLKQWIFAVRQAPAPFPEFRIEEQEEGKALVSFTGTDLRAIARWAMQFGDGIQVLEPQRLQDRIKQVGITWGGKVAAPAAPAPKPAPRPEPRPEPRPEPRESHAEPRRRPEPPRQAPEAPKPAKAGRIEIRIDRL from the coding sequence ATGGCACCTCGTAAATCCACAAAGCCTGACGCCGCCCCCGTTGCTGGTACGCCGGACGCGGAGCCCAAGGCCAAGCCCGCGAGGACCCGCGCCCGGAAGGCCGAGCCCGTCCCCGAACCCATCCCCGCCGCGGCCGAGACCGCCGAAGCCCCGGCCCCCAAGGCCGCCCGGACCCGGGCCCCCCGCAAGGCCAAGGCCGAGCCCGAGCCCGCCCCGGCCGTGGAAGCCGCCCCCGAGGCTCCGGCCGCGCCGGCCCCCGCCGCCGCGCCCGCCCCGGACCCCGGCCTCGTCACCCCCCAGGCCCTCACGGTGCTCCAGGCGATCCATGCCGGCGCGGCCGTCGAACTCCTCTTCCAGGACGCCGACGCCAACCCGCCCCGGACCTTCGAGCCCCGCCAGCTGATCTTCGACACCTTCGCCAAGGCCTGGTACGTCTGGGGCTGGGACCGCCGCTACAACGCCGAGCGCCACCACCGCCTCGACATCATCGCCCAGGTCTCCCTCGTGGAGGGCATGGGCCGCGCCGCCCAGGGCCCCTACAAGGAGGGCACCCCCGCCAACCACGTGGGCGGCTGGCTCGGCGGCGAGCCCATCCAGGTGAAGGCCGTGCTGCTCAAGCAGTGGATCTTCGCCGTGCGGCAGGCCCCGGCGCCCTTCCCCGAATTCCGGATCGAGGAGCAGGAGGAGGGCAAGGCCCTCGTCTCCTTCACCGGCACCGACCTCCGCGCCATCGCCCGCTGGGCCATGCAGTTCGGCGACGGGATCCAGGTGCTGGAGCCCCAGCGCCTCCAGGACCGCATCAAGCAGGTGGGCATCACCTGGGGCGGCAAGGTCGCCGCCCCCGCGGCCCCGGCCCCCAAGCCCGCGCCCCGGCCCGAACCCCGCCCGGAGCCCCGGCCCGAGCCCCGGGAATCCCACGCCGAGCCCCGCCGGCGCCCCGAGCCGCCCCGCCAGGCCCCCGAGGCCCCCAAGCCCGCCAAGGCCGGCCGCATCGAGATCCGCATCGACCGGCTCTGA
- a CDS encoding YbjQ family protein yields MSHITMHQIPILSTFDPPPGMEIERVVGPCWGITVRSRSVIGTACAGCQQIFGGEITMLTELAGESRNEAMNRLERHCREMGANAILGFRFDSGELMQNTNEIVAYGTAVVLRAKQAQ; encoded by the coding sequence ATGTCCCACATCACCATGCACCAGATCCCCATCCTCTCCACCTTCGATCCGCCCCCGGGGATGGAGATCGAGCGGGTGGTGGGCCCCTGCTGGGGCATCACCGTCCGCAGCCGCAGCGTCATCGGCACGGCCTGCGCCGGCTGCCAGCAGATCTTCGGCGGGGAGATCACCATGCTCACCGAGCTGGCCGGGGAGTCCCGCAACGAGGCCATGAACCGCCTGGAGCGGCACTGCCGGGAGATGGGCGCCAACGCCATCCTGGGCTTCCGCTTCGATTCCGGCGAGCTGATGCAGAACACCAACGAGATCGTGGCCTACGGGACGGCCGTGGTGCTCAGGGCCAAGCAGGCCCAGTGA
- a CDS encoding YIP1 family protein encodes MEPYPPTESLYGSQQEPPAPAAPGLMDQLTGVFTEPGALFDRLRATPVWGGALGLLLAANAVVTAIWALRVDVDAMLRPVLEANPKVPPERIDEIIRMQGKFMLPVGLPVGLVFMVLTFLLSALVFWLVGKGLAEGERPGYAQAFSAVTVSSLVGLPRAILLAIICGLRNFGGATPDALSPTSLGFYLAPEQPKLHALYNSMDLFTFATLVLTWIAARRTLRLNAAGAAICTAWMGLLMIVLPLFRAH; translated from the coding sequence ATGGAACCCTATCCGCCTACCGAGAGCCTGTACGGAAGCCAGCAGGAGCCTCCGGCGCCCGCCGCGCCGGGGCTGATGGACCAGCTCACGGGCGTCTTCACGGAGCCGGGGGCCCTCTTCGACCGCCTCCGCGCCACCCCCGTCTGGGGCGGGGCCCTGGGCCTGCTCCTGGCCGCCAACGCGGTCGTCACCGCGATCTGGGCCCTGCGCGTGGACGTGGACGCCATGCTCCGGCCGGTGCTGGAGGCCAACCCGAAGGTGCCCCCCGAACGCATCGACGAGATCATCCGGATGCAGGGCAAGTTCATGCTCCCCGTGGGCCTCCCCGTGGGCCTCGTGTTCATGGTCCTGACCTTCCTCCTGTCGGCCCTGGTGTTCTGGCTCGTCGGCAAGGGCCTGGCCGAGGGGGAGCGCCCCGGCTACGCCCAGGCCTTCTCGGCGGTCACCGTCTCCAGCCTGGTGGGCCTGCCCCGGGCCATCCTCCTGGCCATCATCTGCGGCCTGAGGAACTTCGGCGGCGCGACCCCCGACGCCCTCTCCCCCACCTCCCTGGGCTTCTACCTGGCTCCTGAACAGCCGAAGCTGCACGCCCTGTACAACAGCATGGACCTGTTCACCTTCGCCACCCTGGTCCTGACCTGGATCGCGGCCCGCCGGACCCTCCGGCTCAATGCGGCGGGCGCCGCCATCTGCACGGCCTGGATGGGCCTCCTGATGATCGTCCTGCCCCTGTTCCGCGCACACTAG
- a CDS encoding MqnA/MqnD/SBP family protein yields MRLTIAHSPDSDDAYMMAPLALGWLDPEGFEFSFVRKDIETLNGEALEGRYEVTAISFGAYPELRDTYQLLTAGSSIQEGTGPVVVSRAPLSREDLAGVTVAVPGLRTSAYLSLRRWLPGVKVELVPFDRILDEVAAGTFAAGLLIHESQLMYQALGLHKVVDLGAWWKETHDLPLPMGGNAIRKDLPAPVKARFAALMRRSVVTAMARHAESVAYAQSFGRGMDDEMIGRYVRAWVNEFTVDPGPRGRRAVDLLLGLEADWIQG; encoded by the coding sequence ATGCGCCTGACCATCGCCCACAGCCCCGATTCCGACGACGCCTACATGATGGCCCCGCTGGCCCTCGGGTGGCTGGACCCGGAGGGCTTCGAGTTCAGCTTCGTGCGCAAGGACATCGAGACCCTCAATGGGGAGGCCCTGGAGGGGCGGTACGAGGTGACGGCCATCAGCTTCGGCGCCTACCCGGAACTGCGGGACACCTACCAGCTGCTCACGGCGGGAAGCAGCATCCAGGAGGGGACGGGGCCCGTCGTCGTGTCCCGGGCGCCCCTGTCCCGGGAGGACCTGGCCGGGGTCACGGTGGCCGTGCCGGGCCTGCGCACCAGCGCCTACCTCTCCCTCCGGCGCTGGCTGCCCGGGGTGAAGGTGGAGCTCGTGCCCTTCGACCGGATCCTGGACGAGGTGGCGGCGGGAACCTTCGCCGCCGGCCTCCTCATCCACGAAAGCCAGCTGATGTACCAGGCCCTGGGCCTCCACAAGGTGGTGGACCTGGGCGCCTGGTGGAAGGAGACGCACGACCTGCCCCTGCCCATGGGCGGCAACGCCATCCGCAAGGACCTCCCCGCGCCGGTGAAGGCGCGCTTCGCCGCCCTCATGCGCCGCAGCGTCGTCACCGCCATGGCGCGCCATGCGGAGAGCGTCGCCTACGCCCAGAGCTTCGGCCGGGGCATGGACGACGAGATGATCGGCCGCTACGTGCGGGCCTGGGTCAATGAATTCACGGTGGATCCGGGTCCCCGGGGCCGCCGGGCCGTGGACCTGCTCCTGGGGCTCGAGGCGGATTGGATCCAGGGCTAG
- a CDS encoding tetratricopeptide repeat protein, with amino-acid sequence MSTEEKKQEAMELVSKAYQHHMRGEVDRAIELYSRSLEVLPTPEAFTYRGWARSFQKDFQAAIADCHRAIDLDPEYGNPYNDIGAYYLELGQLDDTIPWLHMALKAKRYESYCYPHYNLGRVYEALDRLDLALEHYRSAVRENPGYALAVKAVERIKDKLTLHAASR; translated from the coding sequence ATGAGCACCGAAGAGAAGAAGCAAGAGGCGATGGAACTCGTCAGCAAGGCCTACCAGCACCACATGCGGGGTGAGGTTGACCGGGCCATCGAGCTCTATTCCCGGAGCCTGGAGGTCCTCCCGACCCCCGAGGCCTTCACGTACCGGGGCTGGGCGCGGAGCTTCCAGAAGGACTTCCAGGCGGCCATCGCGGACTGCCACCGGGCCATCGACCTGGATCCCGAGTACGGGAACCCCTACAACGACATCGGCGCCTACTACCTGGAGCTGGGGCAGCTGGACGACACCATCCCCTGGCTGCACATGGCCCTGAAGGCCAAGCGGTACGAGAGCTACTGCTATCCCCACTACAACCTGGGCCGCGTGTACGAGGCCCTGGACCGGCTGGACCTGGCCCTCGAGCATTACCGGAGCGCCGTCCGGGAGAACCCCGGCTACGCCCTGGCCGTGAAGGCCGTGGAGCGGATCAAGGACAAGCTGACCCTCCACGCGGCCTCCCGATGA
- a CDS encoding sulfite exporter TauE/SafE family protein yields the protein MLEHWLNQPHAAPWLLVMWIAGLLGSIGHCAGMCGPVVAAFGLAQARQGGRLWPRHLLFQAGRVTTYAVLGGLIGFLGGFARLQTVQDMHACCRPEGAELIAAQAWPWQIYVKLGIGFLMLLLGLFMAMGRRADGLLEFSMPGFLQRFLGRGLKWGGAPYLLGLAWGFIPCGLVYMMLLKALDAGSWRMGAAGMAAFGLGNLPILLGLGLAATRLSPALRSGLLRLGGVMVGGMGITILWQAVRLLRFQAGL from the coding sequence ATGCTCGAACACTGGCTCAACCAGCCCCACGCGGCCCCCTGGCTCCTGGTGATGTGGATCGCCGGCCTCCTGGGCTCCATCGGGCACTGCGCGGGGATGTGCGGTCCGGTCGTCGCGGCCTTCGGGCTGGCCCAGGCCCGGCAGGGGGGCCGGCTGTGGCCCCGGCACCTGCTGTTCCAGGCGGGCCGGGTGACCACGTACGCCGTCCTGGGTGGCCTGATCGGGTTCCTGGGCGGCTTCGCCCGCCTCCAGACGGTCCAGGACATGCACGCCTGCTGCCGGCCGGAGGGCGCCGAGCTGATCGCGGCCCAGGCCTGGCCCTGGCAGATCTATGTGAAGCTGGGCATCGGCTTCCTCATGCTGCTCCTGGGCCTTTTCATGGCCATGGGCCGGCGGGCGGATGGTCTTCTTGAATTTTCCATGCCCGGCTTCCTCCAGCGCTTCCTGGGCCGGGGCCTGAAGTGGGGCGGGGCGCCCTACCTCCTGGGCCTCGCCTGGGGTTTCATCCCCTGCGGCCTCGTCTACATGATGCTGCTCAAGGCCCTGGACGCCGGCAGCTGGCGCATGGGCGCCGCCGGCATGGCCGCCTTCGGCCTGGGGAACCTGCCCATCCTCCTGGGCCTGGGCCTGGCCGCCACGCGCCTGAGCCCCGCCCTGCGCAGCGGGCTGCTGCGCCTGGGCGGCGTGATGGTGGGCGGGATGGGGATCACCATCCTTTGGCAGGCGGTGCGGTTGCTGAGGTTCCAGGCCGGGCTGTGA
- a CDS encoding tetratricopeptide repeat protein, translating to MTNETPGTYCQNCFTWNPGEREICRKCGTRLLIVAGDQAWEETEEMEAEDDLDEHLLERITGLEETLRRVETYLETVSDQLGRLERSEVMLRNGLMSLVQEMEQKGQLDGRAFSSRWEQLVEENLQLISARELFTRYRARILPIAKPKAASQLRRALLETSALLDNGQLPEAATRLGEALALDPRNYELVFTVAALKEVAQAWEEAEQLARRVVQLSPRHFEGWMLLAKVLQDDPDRSDAAIETLRIAADIRPDEVSPRIQLAELLLEAEDLQAAQESAQDAVNMQRDGETLSLLAEVLLARGEATKAIALLKEASGHLPGDLRVRELLAEGYILADERAKAFSILAELLRQHPGDPQLLLLLDAENAQQLRSARGGKAEARFILDDAEDWLAEGNLGEAEAALRKARRRERSERLDWLELDAAFHRDPKGQLAKAIQFASSGRHPRLCFMAMRLAVDHAMDRNDERTFNLALEAFLQAHPKSSGAWEASIIRLAQKLMTGRVNDADLQQVRNLQANPLPGQEARARTLLGQYLLELGQAREVVQLVDPVIANEPTMINHFQLGTALAALRERDEALAVLKDGLDADPGDLPEGQVELLRTRMERLVQDLERQTGHH from the coding sequence ATGACCAACGAGACCCCGGGCACCTACTGCCAGAACTGCTTCACCTGGAATCCCGGGGAGCGCGAGATCTGCCGCAAGTGCGGCACGCGCCTCCTCATCGTCGCCGGGGACCAGGCCTGGGAGGAGACCGAGGAGATGGAGGCCGAGGACGACCTCGACGAGCATCTCCTGGAGCGCATCACCGGCCTGGAGGAGACCCTGCGCCGGGTGGAGACCTACCTGGAGACCGTCTCCGACCAGCTGGGGCGCCTGGAGCGCTCCGAGGTCATGCTCCGCAACGGCCTCATGAGCCTCGTGCAGGAGATGGAGCAGAAGGGGCAGCTCGACGGCCGCGCCTTCTCGTCCCGCTGGGAGCAGCTGGTGGAGGAGAACCTCCAGCTGATCAGCGCCCGGGAGCTGTTCACCCGGTACCGGGCCCGCATCCTGCCCATCGCCAAGCCCAAGGCCGCCAGCCAGTTGCGCCGGGCCCTCCTGGAAACCTCCGCCCTGCTGGACAACGGGCAGCTCCCCGAGGCGGCGACCCGCCTGGGCGAGGCCCTGGCCCTGGACCCCCGCAACTATGAACTGGTCTTCACCGTGGCCGCCCTCAAGGAGGTCGCCCAGGCCTGGGAGGAGGCCGAACAGCTCGCACGCCGGGTCGTCCAGCTCAGCCCCCGCCACTTCGAAGGCTGGATGCTGCTGGCCAAGGTGCTCCAGGACGACCCCGACCGCTCCGACGCGGCCATCGAGACCCTGCGCATCGCCGCCGACATCCGGCCCGACGAGGTGAGCCCCCGCATCCAGCTGGCCGAACTCCTCCTCGAGGCCGAGGACCTCCAGGCCGCCCAGGAGTCCGCCCAGGACGCCGTGAACATGCAGCGGGACGGCGAGACCCTCTCCCTCCTGGCCGAGGTGCTCCTGGCCCGGGGCGAGGCGACCAAGGCCATCGCCCTCCTCAAGGAGGCCTCCGGCCACCTGCCCGGTGATTTGCGGGTGCGGGAACTGCTGGCGGAAGGCTACATCCTTGCGGACGAGCGAGCCAAGGCCTTCTCCATCCTCGCCGAACTCCTCCGCCAGCACCCCGGGGATCCCCAGCTCCTCCTCCTCCTGGACGCCGAGAACGCCCAGCAGCTCCGGAGCGCCCGGGGCGGCAAGGCCGAGGCCCGGTTCATCCTGGACGACGCCGAGGACTGGCTGGCCGAGGGCAACCTGGGCGAAGCCGAGGCCGCCCTGCGCAAGGCCCGCCGCCGGGAGCGCAGCGAACGCCTGGACTGGCTGGAGCTGGACGCCGCCTTCCACCGGGACCCCAAGGGCCAGCTCGCCAAGGCCATCCAGTTCGCCTCCAGCGGCCGGCATCCCCGCCTCTGCTTCATGGCCATGCGCCTGGCCGTGGACCATGCCATGGACCGGAACGACGAGCGGACCTTCAACCTGGCCCTGGAGGCCTTCCTCCAGGCCCATCCCAAGAGCAGCGGCGCCTGGGAGGCCTCCATCATCCGGCTCGCCCAGAAGCTCATGACCGGCCGCGTCAACGATGCGGACCTCCAGCAGGTGCGCAACCTGCAGGCCAACCCCCTGCCCGGGCAGGAGGCCCGGGCCCGGACCCTCCTCGGCCAGTACCTCCTGGAACTGGGGCAGGCCCGGGAAGTCGTCCAGCTTGTGGATCCGGTCATAGCCAACGAGCCGACGATGATCAATCATTTCCAGTTGGGGACGGCCCTGGCCGCCCTCCGCGAGCGGGACGAGGCCCTGGCGGTCCTGAAGGACGGACTGGACGCGGACCCGGGCGACCTGCCCGAGGGCCAGGTCGAGCTGCTCCGGACCCGGATGGAACGGCTGGTCCAGGATCTCGAGCGCCAAACCGGCCATCATTAA
- the sufB gene encoding Fe-S cluster assembly protein SufB, with protein sequence MGTSLQQVTGQEYKYGFVTDIESDSVAPGLDESVIRHISAKKGEPDWLLEFRLKAYRHWLTLTEPEWANVSYPKPDFQKIVYYSAPRAKEPKYKSMDEVDPELLKTFEKLGVPVNEQKALAGVAVDVVFDSVSVTTTYKAKLAEVGIIFCSFSEAVREHPDLVKKYLGSVVPYTDNFYAALNSAVFTDGSFCFIPKGVACPMDLSTYFRINNKESGQFERTLIVAEEGASVSYLEGCTAPQFDVNQLHAAVVELVALDDASIKYSTVQNWYAGDKDGKGGIFNFVTKRGLCKGRNAKISWTQVETGSAITWKYPGCVLLGENSVGEFYSVALTNHLQQADTGTKMIHIGRNTRSTIISKGISAGRSANSYRGLVKVLPKAEGARNFSQCDSMLIGSTCSANTFPYIEVDNATAKVEHEATTSKIGEEQLFYFQQRGIPAEDAISMIINGFCKDVFRELPMEFAVEATRLLSLKLEGSVG encoded by the coding sequence ATGGGTACGTCGCTTCAGCAGGTCACAGGTCAGGAATACAAGTACGGGTTCGTCACCGACATCGAATCCGACAGCGTGGCGCCGGGGCTCGATGAGAGCGTCATCCGCCACATCTCCGCCAAGAAGGGGGAACCCGACTGGCTGCTCGAGTTCCGCCTCAAGGCCTACCGCCATTGGCTGACGCTGACGGAGCCCGAATGGGCCAACGTCTCGTACCCCAAGCCGGACTTCCAGAAGATCGTCTACTACTCCGCGCCCCGGGCGAAGGAGCCCAAGTACAAGAGCATGGACGAGGTCGATCCCGAGCTCCTGAAGACCTTCGAGAAGCTGGGCGTGCCCGTGAACGAGCAGAAAGCCCTCGCCGGCGTGGCCGTCGACGTGGTCTTCGACAGCGTCAGCGTCACCACCACCTACAAGGCCAAGCTGGCGGAGGTGGGCATCATCTTCTGCAGCTTCAGCGAGGCGGTGCGCGAGCACCCGGACCTCGTGAAGAAGTACCTCGGCTCGGTGGTGCCCTACACGGACAACTTCTACGCCGCCCTCAATTCCGCTGTCTTCACAGACGGCTCCTTCTGCTTCATCCCCAAGGGCGTCGCCTGCCCCATGGACCTGTCCACTTACTTCCGCATCAACAACAAGGAGTCCGGACAGTTCGAGCGCACGCTCATCGTCGCCGAGGAGGGGGCCTCCGTCAGCTACCTGGAGGGCTGCACGGCCCCCCAGTTCGACGTCAACCAGCTGCACGCCGCCGTGGTGGAGCTGGTCGCCCTGGACGACGCCAGCATCAAGTACAGCACCGTCCAGAACTGGTACGCCGGCGACAAGGACGGCAAGGGCGGGATCTTCAACTTCGTCACCAAGCGTGGCCTCTGCAAGGGCCGCAACGCCAAGATCAGCTGGACCCAGGTGGAGACCGGCTCGGCCATCACCTGGAAGTACCCCGGCTGCGTGCTGCTGGGCGAGAACAGCGTGGGCGAGTTCTACAGCGTCGCCCTCACCAACCACCTCCAGCAGGCCGACACCGGCACCAAGATGATCCACATCGGGCGCAACACCCGGTCGACCATCATCTCCAAGGGCATCTCCGCCGGCCGCAGCGCCAACAGCTACCGCGGCCTCGTCAAGGTCCTGCCCAAAGCCGAGGGGGCGCGCAACTTCAGCCAGTGCGACTCGATGCTGATCGGCAGCACGTGCTCCGCCAACACCTTCCCCTACATCGAGGTCGACAACGCCACCGCGAAGGTCGAGCACGAGGCCACGACGAGCAAGATCGGGGAAGAGCAGCTCTTCTACTTCCAGCAGCGCGGCATCCCGGCCGAGGACGCCATCTCCATGATCATCAACGGCTTCTGCAAGGACGTGTTCCGGGAGCTGCCCATGGAGTTCGCCGTCGAGGCCACCCGCCTGCTCAGCCTCAAGCTCGAAGGGAGCGTGGGCTGA
- the sufC gene encoding Fe-S cluster assembly ATPase SufC yields the protein MTLENSMLSIKNLTARIGENDVLKGIDLEIGAGEVHAIMGPNGSGKSTLGKVLAGHPAYVVTGGEVIFQGRNLLEMEPDERSRAGVFLGFQHPIEVPGVSNASFLRLAYNKKAEATGRDELDPLEFDDFIRERLQVVKMDPAFLDRSLNEGFSGGEKKRNEILQMCVLEPALAILDELDSGLDIDALRVLGEAVTALQAPDRAQLIITHFPRILETIQPHKVHVLSGGRIIRTGGKELALELEERGYDWLKEEAAAGRS from the coding sequence ATGACCCTGGAGAACAGCATGCTTTCCATCAAGAATCTGACGGCAAGGATCGGCGAGAACGACGTGCTCAAGGGCATCGACCTGGAGATCGGGGCCGGCGAGGTCCACGCGATCATGGGCCCCAACGGGAGCGGCAAGTCCACCCTCGGCAAGGTCCTGGCCGGCCACCCCGCCTACGTCGTCACCGGGGGCGAGGTGATCTTCCAGGGACGGAACCTCCTGGAGATGGAGCCCGACGAGCGCAGCCGCGCGGGCGTCTTCCTGGGCTTCCAGCACCCCATCGAGGTGCCCGGCGTCTCCAACGCCTCCTTCCTGCGCCTCGCCTACAACAAGAAGGCCGAGGCCACCGGCAGGGACGAGCTCGACCCCCTGGAGTTCGACGACTTCATCCGCGAGCGCCTCCAGGTGGTGAAGATGGACCCCGCCTTCCTGGACCGCAGCCTCAACGAGGGCTTCTCCGGCGGCGAGAAGAAGCGCAACGAGATCCTGCAGATGTGCGTGCTGGAGCCCGCCCTGGCCATCCTGGACGAGCTGGACTCCGGGCTCGACATCGACGCCCTCCGGGTGCTGGGCGAGGCGGTCACCGCCCTGCAGGCCCCCGACCGCGCCCAGCTGATCATCACCCACTTCCCCCGGATCCTCGAGACCATCCAGCCCCACAAGGTGCACGTCCTCAGCGGCGGCCGCATCATCCGCACCGGCGGCAAGGAGCTCGCCCTGGAGCTCGAGGAGCGCGGCTACGACTGGCTGAAGGAAGAGGCCGCGGCGGGGAGGTCGTGA
- the sufD gene encoding Fe-S cluster assembly protein SufD — protein sequence MVAVEAAPFAERLLALPRPCEWTELRAQAETALAGAALPGTHEEAWKYTDLAPLRGLDFGPAPAAEADIAPHILPEARGTRLVFVNGRYAPHASNVASLPPGVRLMNLGCSSEMAKGLGSLAGAGQDPFSDLNLARFQDGALLVVPKGVRVEVPLHVVFLQQGGEAPAAVLPRLHVVLERGASAVLVEEYAGAGTYLTAAVTEVLLREDAQLVHDRVQRESAEAFHVSRLALRLDRGARYEGRTISLGARLSRSMPHAAMAAEGAELTLDGLALLDGARLADTHSVIDHLVPHCTSRQAFKVIADGASRGVFNGKIFVRPGAQSTDARQQCRGLLLSPTAKIDAKPELEIFADDVKCAHGAAIGQLDPEGLFYLRSRGLDPDLARNVLTYAFAADVLTGIPVASLRRQLRQAVLARTRSSALKALS from the coding sequence ATGGTGGCCGTGGAAGCCGCGCCCTTCGCGGAGCGCCTCCTGGCCCTGCCCCGCCCCTGCGAGTGGACGGAGCTGCGCGCCCAGGCCGAGACGGCCCTCGCCGGCGCCGCCCTGCCGGGCACGCACGAGGAGGCGTGGAAGTACACCGACCTGGCCCCCCTGCGCGGGCTGGACTTCGGGCCCGCCCCCGCCGCCGAGGCCGACATCGCCCCCCACATCCTCCCCGAGGCCCGGGGCACCCGCCTCGTGTTCGTGAACGGCCGCTACGCGCCCCACGCCAGCAACGTGGCCAGCCTGCCCCCCGGGGTGCGCCTCATGAACCTGGGGTGCTCCTCCGAGATGGCCAAGGGCCTCGGCTCCCTGGCCGGCGCCGGACAGGACCCCTTCTCCGACCTCAACCTGGCCCGGTTCCAGGACGGCGCCCTCCTCGTCGTGCCCAAGGGCGTGCGGGTGGAGGTCCCCCTCCACGTCGTCTTCCTGCAGCAGGGCGGCGAGGCCCCCGCGGCCGTCCTCCCCCGCCTCCACGTCGTCCTCGAGCGCGGCGCCTCCGCCGTCCTCGTGGAGGAGTACGCCGGCGCGGGCACCTACCTCACCGCCGCCGTCACCGAGGTCCTCCTGCGGGAGGACGCCCAGCTCGTCCACGACCGGGTCCAGCGGGAATCGGCCGAGGCCTTCCACGTCAGCCGCCTCGCCCTGCGCCTGGACCGCGGCGCCCGCTACGAGGGCCGCACCATCAGCCTGGGAGCCCGCCTGTCCCGCTCCATGCCCCACGCGGCCATGGCCGCCGAAGGCGCCGAGCTGACCCTGGACGGCCTGGCCCTCCTGGACGGCGCCCGCCTCGCGGACACCCACTCCGTCATCGATCACCTGGTGCCCCACTGCACCAGCCGCCAGGCCTTCAAGGTCATCGCCGACGGCGCCTCCCGGGGCGTCTTCAACGGCAAGATCTTCGTGCGGCCCGGGGCCCAGAGCACCGACGCCCGCCAGCAGTGCCGGGGCCTCCTCCTGTCCCCCACCGCGAAGATCGACGCCAAGCCCGAACTGGAGATCTTCGCCGACGACGTCAAGTGCGCCCACGGCGCCGCCATCGGCCAGCTCGATCCGGAGGGGCTGTTCTACCTCCGCAGCCGGGGCCTGGATCCCGACCTGGCGAGGAACGTCCTCACCTACGCCTTCGCCGCCGACGTGCTGACCGGGATCCCCGTCGCCAGCCTGCGCCGCCAGCTCCGGCAGGCCGTCCTGGCCCGCACCCGCTCCAGCGCCCTCAAGGCCCTGTCATGA